The Phaseolus vulgaris mitochondrion, complete genome genome includes a window with the following:
- the ccmB gene encoding cytochrome c biogenesis B has protein sequence MRRLFLSLYNKKIFPSTPITSFSPFLSYIVVTPLILGFEKDFSCHSHLGPIRIPSLFSFPPAPFPRNEKEDGTLELYYLSAYCLPKILLLQLVGHRVIQISCVFCGFPMLQLPYQFGRSGMDRLNIPLGSLVFTLLCGIHSRLALGITSSSGWNSSQNPTTSPTSLPPTVSRTSIETEWFHVISSIGYSSPFVSLFPIAVSMSLQD, from the coding sequence ATGAGACGACTCTTTCTTTCACTATATAATAAAAAGATCTTCCCCTCCACACCAATCACGAGTTTTTCTCCATTCCTCTCGTATATCGTCGTAACGCCCTTAATACTAGGTTTTGAAAAAGACTTTTCATGTCATTCCCATTTAGGTCCGATTCGGATCCCTTCGTTGTTTTCTTTTCCTCCCGCGCCTTTTCCTCGAAATGAGAAAGAAGATGGTACACTCGAATTGTATTATTTAAGTGCTTATTGCTTGCCAAAGATCCTACTTCTACAATTGGTAGGTCACCGGGTTATTCAAATAAGTTGTGTTTTCTGTGGTTTTCCCATGTTACAACTTCCGTACCAATTCGGTCGATCCGGAATGGATCGGTTAAACATTCCATTAGGGAGCCTGGTCTTTACTCTTCTGTGTGGTATTCATTCTCGTTTGGCTCTTGGAATCACATCCAGCAGTGGTTGGAACAGCTCGCAAAATCCAACCACTTCACCTACTTCATTGCCCCCAACCGTTTCTCGTACCTCTATTGAAACAGAATGGTTTCATGTTATTTCATCGATTGGTTATTCCTCTCCGTTCGTCTCTCTTTTTCCAATTGCGGTCTCAATGAGTTTACAAGATTGA